Below is a genomic region from Petrotoga sp. 9PW.55.5.1.
GGAGTAGCGACTCAGGATAGATTTATTAAGGTACTAACATGGGTTGTAATAGGTTATAGTTCTTACTCACTTGGAGCAAATAACGTTGCTAATGTAACAGGTGTTTTTACGAATATTTTTCTTACACCTATACTTTTATTGCTAATAGGCGGATTATCAATAGCTTTTGGGATATTAACAACCAACAAGAAAGTATTAAACACTGTAGGAAAAGGGATAATCGAATTAGATCATTTTTCTTCTGTAATAAGTATTTTGGGAGCATCAATGACACTTTGGGTATATTCATTGATAGGAATTCCAGTAAGTGCTGCACAAGCTATAATAGGATCTATTATAGGAGTTGGGTTAGCAACAGGGACAAGAACTTTTGATACAAAAGTAATATTGAAGGTAATATTTGGTTGGGTAGGAACCCCTTTGGCTTCTGGAATTATTTCACTTCTCGTTGTTTATATTTTAGAATGA
It encodes:
- a CDS encoding inorganic phosphate transporter, whose product is MNFLFLVPAVLLGWSLGSNNSSNIFGPPVSSGLVSYKKAIIVSSVFVIVGSILGGRNGLNTLSNLAELDIFFLSLSLLCAFLTMTIMSFFGLPASATQAVVGALVSVSLLKGSFDTKILIDIFISWIFTPIGALVFSLILYKIFALIFRKFLGVATQDRFIKVLTWVVIGYSSYSLGANNVANVTGVFTNIFLTPILLLLIGGLSIAFGILTTNKKVLNTVGKGIIELDHFSSVISILGASMTLWVYSLIGIPVSAAQAIIGSIIGVGLATGTRTFDTKVILKVIFGWVGTPLASGIISLLVVYILE